In Caldilineales bacterium, the following proteins share a genomic window:
- a CDS encoding N-acetylmuramoyl-L-alanine amidase has product MHKLGFYLEVTIVPFMREALRQVKPPVILLHAQDRGLLHEIRRDLTPDSFVIGRIFKEPSVQDAWLDSADPAARGRELAEEIIRYDFGMAKEKGANGRLLIDAWMSLNEGLRGPASFPNFAVDAQFRRRAPAYDAFQVAFHQRLQTEGLEAVAFNFAAGNYIRPDHYLDWFPHTLETFTYLGFHEYGWPSLKPGAGVHTAATFYRTCMEGIRARYGDRHRVIITEAGLTQAYGNPGQPDEGWLNPTATLTEDQYWAALAWYNDELSKDAYVIGCCLFSVGHSGRWTSFRHLGEDNQGQAILLMNRIQQLASGGPPPPPPPPPPPPPQTGDKDTLIARLSHLATSLTQARAVADGLPPQSERVQTLLAPAVAALAGKPGLTAAAQTELDRLAALARRLDGHTGGEAPALLVATRQLDAELRALQPDFGQADAAAATLPALQSRVTADVAAAQSKAGLAPTLATLLADTQALQVKVGALPTTGKAPQPALVDLRAALPQHPDPSRRYPLRVADAIHRLIVHHTVTSTAATPDAIAQGQISRRGLPGISYHFTVHETGVISWTQPLEAVTAQCTSEAVNADSIGIALIGTFNSAPPVEAQLNAAADLIAWLISIRKLAPEDVKGRSEVEANSSPGGQWLQGARYKEALLAKVQAILGM; this is encoded by the coding sequence ATGCACAAACTCGGTTTCTACCTCGAAGTCACCATCGTCCCCTTCATGCGCGAGGCCCTGCGCCAGGTCAAACCCCCGGTCATCCTCCTGCACGCCCAGGATCGCGGCCTGCTGCACGAGATCCGCCGCGACCTCACCCCCGATTCGTTCGTAATCGGGCGCATCTTCAAGGAGCCGAGCGTCCAGGATGCCTGGCTGGACAGCGCCGACCCGGCGGCGCGCGGGCGCGAGTTGGCCGAGGAGATCATCCGCTACGACTTCGGCATGGCCAAAGAGAAAGGCGCCAACGGCCGGCTCCTGATCGACGCCTGGATGAGCCTGAACGAGGGGCTGCGCGGCCCGGCCTCCTTCCCCAACTTTGCCGTCGATGCCCAGTTCCGGCGCCGCGCCCCGGCCTACGACGCCTTCCAGGTCGCCTTCCACCAGCGACTGCAGACCGAGGGGCTGGAGGCGGTGGCCTTCAACTTCGCCGCCGGCAACTACATCCGCCCCGACCACTATCTCGACTGGTTCCCGCACACCCTGGAAACCTTCACCTACCTGGGCTTTCACGAATACGGCTGGCCGTCGCTGAAACCAGGGGCGGGCGTGCACACCGCCGCCACCTTCTATCGCACCTGTATGGAGGGCATCCGCGCCCGCTACGGCGACCGCCACCGGGTCATCATCACCGAAGCCGGGCTGACGCAAGCCTATGGCAACCCCGGCCAACCCGACGAAGGCTGGCTCAACCCGACCGCAACCCTGACCGAAGACCAATACTGGGCGGCGCTGGCCTGGTACAACGACGAATTGAGCAAGGACGCCTATGTGATCGGCTGCTGTCTGTTCAGCGTCGGCCATAGCGGCCGCTGGACGAGCTTCCGGCACCTGGGCGAGGACAACCAGGGCCAGGCCATCCTGTTGATGAACCGCATCCAGCAGCTTGCCTCCGGCGGCCCGCCGCCGCCCCCACCGCCGCCCCCGCCCCCACCGCCCCAGACCGGCGACAAAGACACCCTCATCGCCCGCCTGTCGCACCTGGCCACCAGCCTCACCCAGGCCAGGGCCGTGGCCGATGGCCTGCCGCCGCAGAGCGAGCGCGTGCAAACACTGTTGGCGCCGGCCGTGGCCGCCCTGGCCGGCAAGCCCGGCCTGACCGCCGCCGCCCAGACCGAACTCGACCGGCTGGCGGCCTTGGCGCGGAGGCTGGACGGCCACACTGGCGGCGAAGCGCCGGCCCTGCTGGTCGCGACCCGCCAACTCGACGCCGAGCTGCGGGCGCTCCAGCCCGACTTCGGTCAGGCCGACGCCGCCGCCGCCACCCTCCCGGCTCTGCAAAGCCGTGTGACGGCCGATGTCGCCGCCGCCCAGAGCAAAGCCGGCCTGGCCCCCACCCTGGCCACCCTGCTGGCCGATACCCAGGCCCTCCAGGTCAAGGTCGGCGCCCTGCCCACCACCGGCAAGGCGCCCCAGCCGGCCCTGGTCGATCTGCGCGCCGCCCTGCCCCAGCACCCCGACCCCTCCCGGCGCTATCCCCTGCGCGTGGCCGACGCCATCCACCGCCTCATCGTCCACCACACCGTCACCTCGACCGCGGCCACGCCCGACGCCATCGCCCAGGGCCAGATCAGCCGTCGCGGGTTGCCGGGGATCAGCTACCATTTCACCGTCCACGAGACCGGCGTGATCTCATGGACGCAGCCACTGGAGGCAGTGACGGCGCAGTGTACGAGCGAAGCCGTGAACGCCGACAGCATCGGCATCGCCCTGATCGGCACCTTCAATTCGGCGCCGCCGGTCGAGGCCCAACTGAATGCCGCCGCCGATCTGATCGCCTGGCTGATCAGCATTCGCAAGCTGGCGCCCGAAGACGTGAAGGGCCGGAGCGAGGTAGAAGCGAACAGCTCGCCGGGGGGCCAGTGGTTGCAGGGCGCCCGCTACAAGGAAGCGCTGCTGGCGAAGGTGCAGGCCATCCTGGGGATGTGA
- a CDS encoding DUF4058 family protein, which produces MDPYLESEMWQEFHETLAGTIRAQLMPSLRPKYVALLEKRYVLNRPFPTILGIESVTRLLYPDVHVVRPPETSRMPVMPSPATREAVRTFMTPLEVISPVGEEVPVLGLEIRDTANRRLVTAIDILSPVNKLGEGAREFHERRQELLKTPTHLLEIDLIRRGHRIVVEGDLPAAPYYIYLSRFQRRPITEVWPVQLDERLPVVPVPLLPPDPDVTLDLQAAIDACFELVGYENLLDYTQPPAPPLSPDEAAWLEAHLRTA; this is translated from the coding sequence ATGGATCCCTATCTTGAAAGCGAAATGTGGCAGGAGTTCCACGAGACCCTGGCTGGAACCATCCGCGCCCAACTGATGCCTTCTCTGCGCCCGAAATATGTCGCCCTACTCGAAAAACGCTATGTTCTGAACCGGCCGTTCCCCACCATCCTCGGTATCGAGAGCGTTACTCGTCTTCTCTACCCAGATGTACATGTCGTGCGCCCGCCCGAGACGAGCAGGATGCCAGTGATGCCGTCCCCGGCCACACGCGAAGCCGTCCGCACTTTCATGACACCCTTGGAAGTCATCAGCCCTGTCGGCGAGGAAGTGCCCGTGCTCGGCCTGGAAATCCGCGACACGGCCAACCGCCGTTTGGTAACGGCCATCGACATCCTTTCGCCGGTCAACAAGCTGGGCGAGGGTGCGCGCGAGTTCCACGAACGCCGCCAGGAACTGCTGAAAACGCCCACCCATCTGCTCGAAATCGACCTCATCCGCCGCGGGCATCGCATCGTCGTCGAAGGCGACCTGCCGGCTGCCCCTTACTACATCTACCTCAGCCGTTTCCAGCGCCGGCCGATCACCGAAGTCTGGCCGGTGCAGTTGGATGAACGCCTGCCGGTGGTGCCCGTCCCCCTGCTGCCGCCCGACCCGGACGTGACCCTCGACCTGCAAGCCGCCATCGATGCCTGTTTCGAGCTGGTGGGCTACGAGAACCTGCTGGATTACACCCAGCCGCCCGCGCCCCCGCTCAGCCCCGACGAAGCCGCCTGGCTGGAAGCCCACCTGCGCACCGCCTGA
- a CDS encoding DNRLRE domain-containing protein codes for MKRLSLLLTLIVLLGAAAAAVVARPAHPSRPAAPSAAPGAWETVWRGSGSVSDLVCPAAGICLAVGEAGLALKTTDAGATWQFQAPTTADLKALAFDGLSRGLAVGGGGVTLRTQDGGASWQAGSVPGAGDLLAVSTLAGGQVWAAGKGGSIFHSTDGGASWAAQSSGTTQDLHDLQFLDSATGWAVGAKSTLLRTTSGGASWAPVSTPFPGWANLYSLHFSSPQQGWAAGQAGHMIRTTNGGASWETVSTGLAVDILDVHFSGATGLLGAADGAVAVWNGSGWTVRSPGILGRRTAGAVWAGGASELWAAGGVNFSPDTGAHGWWIRHSSDGVSFDRSAGDFGPTPHLEDVAFPTEDVGYVVGHESSLGKTTDGGETWAWQQVGILPNASDPYFMAVSCADADHCTVGGRYGRMYATTNGGASWQFQTAPGVGRPVYDLLMQDAQNALMGTNTDDTGKYAAWYTTNGGQVWNNGVTNGDNPITEFGMVNATHGWAALRNYSYRVTTNGGRSWLRVIDPALATGFFAAISAQDADADGEVDHVWLAGCTGKDCPAPVTGSIAHTEDGGDTWAFQPVPAGTALLNAIVMFDTLHGWAAGDGASLLYTDSGGASWEAVDSSLPDGVNISKLAFAGPTRGLGAAYNAHIIRFTGPGRTLGSYSQPESIVIDGQAGDWRQGGELRLDAATASAVLGPDPAPGPDELSATFTSRWIFPTLYLLTEISDPAIVPGSDSIQIALDGLDDNLWGGDDDHLLTLLADGTLTDSLHPDQSSHFHAAVSRTASGWTAELAIPATSLHRLDFAAGDGIGLNLALTGADESGSAHSLLLEGRRLDANPGSFGTIRLLSDQVVYQEGSGGYLGASDTYLERWSDQTGNTPRGTEENLKMIYNFGQVYADAVLRFDLTGLPHGAQVEQATLDLAVNNSRLEPSLSIAAHRLLKPWDERTGTWSKPALGQSWGLVGARQAGVDYDPAVLDSKTLSSLPANAHVQWDVTAAAQSWLAQPDGNFGLLLLPTGGARELHAASGEHPSPDRRPQLTVRFSLQPRPATPTPSPTPTPTETPTPTASPTATATPTPTATTTSTPTDTPTPSPTASLTPTPTDTPTPTATPSPTPTATATPSRLYLPLLRKITP; via the coding sequence ATGAAACGACTTTCTCTGCTTCTCACCCTCATCGTCCTTCTCGGCGCCGCCGCCGCCGCCGTCGTCGCTCGCCCGGCCCACCCCAGCCGCCCCGCCGCCCCATCGGCTGCGCCCGGCGCCTGGGAGACGGTCTGGCGCGGGTCGGGCAGCGTCAGCGATCTGGTCTGCCCGGCGGCCGGCATCTGCCTGGCCGTGGGCGAGGCCGGCCTGGCCCTGAAGACGACCGACGCCGGCGCCACCTGGCAGTTCCAGGCCCCCACCACCGCCGACCTCAAGGCCCTCGCCTTCGACGGCCTCAGCCGCGGCCTTGCCGTGGGCGGCGGCGGCGTCACCCTGCGCACGCAAGATGGCGGGGCCAGTTGGCAGGCGGGGTCGGTTCCGGGCGCGGGCGATCTGCTGGCGGTCAGCACCCTGGCGGGGGGCCAGGTTTGGGCGGCGGGGAAAGGAGGGAGCATCTTCCACAGCACGGATGGCGGGGCGAGTTGGGCGGCGCAATCCTCCGGGACGACACAAGACCTCCACGACCTCCAGTTTCTTGATTCTGCTACCGGCTGGGCGGTGGGAGCCAAGAGCACCCTGCTGCGCACCACCAGCGGCGGGGCCAGTTGGGCGCCCGTCTCTACGCCCTTCCCCGGCTGGGCCAATCTCTACAGCCTGCATTTCAGCAGTCCTCAACAGGGTTGGGCCGCGGGCCAGGCCGGCCACATGATCCGCACCACCAACGGCGGGGCCAGTTGGGAAACGGTATCCACCGGGCTGGCCGTCGATATTCTCGATGTGCATTTCAGCGGTGCGACCGGCCTCCTGGGGGCGGCGGATGGGGCGGTGGCCGTCTGGAACGGCAGCGGCTGGACGGTGCGCAGCCCTGGCATCCTGGGCAGACGGACGGCGGGGGCCGTGTGGGCAGGGGGAGCGAGCGAGCTGTGGGCGGCGGGCGGCGTCAATTTCTCGCCCGACACCGGCGCCCACGGCTGGTGGATCCGGCACAGCAGCGACGGCGTCAGTTTCGACCGCAGCGCCGGCGATTTTGGCCCGACCCCGCACCTGGAAGACGTCGCTTTCCCCACCGAGGATGTCGGCTATGTGGTCGGGCACGAATCCAGCCTGGGCAAGACGACCGACGGCGGCGAGACCTGGGCCTGGCAGCAGGTGGGGATCCTGCCCAACGCCTCGGACCCCTACTTCATGGCCGTTTCCTGCGCCGATGCCGATCACTGCACGGTAGGTGGGCGCTATGGCCGCATGTATGCCACCACCAACGGCGGCGCCTCCTGGCAGTTTCAGACCGCGCCCGGCGTCGGCCGGCCGGTCTATGACCTGCTCATGCAGGATGCGCAGAACGCCCTCATGGGCACCAACACCGATGATACGGGCAAGTATGCGGCCTGGTACACCACCAACGGCGGCCAGGTCTGGAACAACGGCGTCACCAACGGCGACAACCCGATCACCGAGTTCGGCATGGTCAACGCCACCCACGGCTGGGCCGCGCTGCGCAACTATTCCTACCGTGTGACCACCAACGGCGGCCGCTCCTGGCTGCGCGTGATCGATCCCGCCCTGGCTACGGGCTTCTTCGCTGCCATTTCTGCTCAGGATGCCGATGCCGATGGCGAGGTCGATCACGTCTGGCTGGCGGGCTGCACGGGCAAAGACTGCCCGGCGCCGGTGACGGGCAGCATTGCCCACACCGAAGATGGCGGCGACACCTGGGCCTTCCAGCCGGTGCCGGCGGGCACTGCCCTGCTCAACGCCATCGTCATGTTCGACACGCTTCATGGCTGGGCCGCAGGCGATGGGGCCTCCCTGCTCTACACAGATAGCGGCGGGGCCAGTTGGGAGGCGGTGGACAGCAGCCTGCCGGACGGGGTCAACATCTCCAAGCTGGCCTTCGCCGGCCCGACACGCGGCCTGGGCGCAGCCTACAACGCCCATATCATCCGCTTCACAGGGCCAGGGCGCACGCTGGGCAGCTACAGCCAGCCAGAGTCCATCGTCATCGACGGTCAGGCAGGCGATTGGCGACAGGGCGGCGAGTTGCGGCTGGATGCCGCCACCGCCAGCGCCGTGCTCGGCCCCGACCCCGCACCCGGCCCCGACGAACTGAGCGCCACCTTCACCAGCCGTTGGATCTTCCCCACCCTCTACCTCCTGACCGAGATCAGCGACCCCGCCATCGTTCCCGGCTCGGACAGCATCCAGATCGCCCTCGATGGCCTGGACGATAACCTCTGGGGCGGCGACGACGACCACCTGCTGACCCTTCTGGCCGACGGAACCCTGACCGACAGCCTCCACCCCGACCAGAGCAGCCACTTCCACGCCGCCGTGAGCCGCACCGCCAGCGGCTGGACGGCCGAGCTTGCCATCCCGGCCACATCGCTCCACCGCCTCGATTTCGCCGCTGGCGATGGCATCGGCCTCAACCTGGCCCTGACCGGCGCCGATGAGAGCGGCAGCGCCCACAGCCTGCTGCTCGAAGGCCGTCGCCTCGACGCCAACCCCGGCTCGTTCGGGACGATCCGGCTGCTGAGCGACCAGGTGGTGTACCAGGAGGGTTCCGGCGGCTATCTGGGGGCCTCCGACACCTATCTGGAGCGATGGAGCGACCAGACCGGAAACACCCCGCGCGGGACTGAAGAAAACCTGAAGATGATCTACAACTTCGGCCAGGTCTATGCTGATGCCGTGTTGCGCTTCGACTTGACCGGTCTGCCGCACGGGGCGCAGGTCGAGCAGGCGACCCTCGATCTCGCCGTCAACAACAGCCGTCTGGAGCCATCGCTGAGCATCGCCGCCCACCGTCTGCTGAAGCCGTGGGACGAACGCACCGGCACCTGGAGCAAGCCGGCGCTGGGCCAAAGCTGGGGGCTGGTGGGCGCACGGCAGGCGGGCGTCGATTACGACCCGGCCGTGCTCGACAGCAAGACCCTCAGCAGCCTGCCGGCCAACGCCCATGTGCAATGGGATGTGACCGCGGCGGCCCAAAGCTGGCTGGCCCAACCCGATGGCAACTTCGGCCTGCTGTTGCTGCCCACCGGCGGCGCTCGCGAGTTGCATGCTGCCAGCGGCGAGCACCCCAGCCCCGACCGCCGACCGCAACTGACCGTCCGCTTCTCGTTGCAGCCGCGACCGGCCACACCCACCCCCTCGCCCACACCCACGCCCACCGAGACGCCGACGCCGACGGCATCGCCCACGGCTACGGCCACGCCCACCCCAACGGCAACCACCACCTCGACGCCGACCGACACCCCCACCCCCTCGCCTACGGCCAGCCTCACCCCCACGCCGACCGACACCCCCACCCCAACCGCCACGCCTTCGCCCACTCCAACCGCCACAGCCACACCCAGTCGTCTTTATCTGCCGCTCCTGCGCAAGATAACACCCTGA